The following DNA comes from Candidatus Bathyarchaeota archaeon.
TTACTTCAGTTAAGACTTTGGAAGCGTCTTTTCCCTTAGCTTCAAAAACCTCTTTCAGAGCTGATAAACCCTTTCTTGAAACGCCAAATTCTTCAGCGGTTCTAAGCGCTTCGTTCCACCGTTTGGCGTCTAATAGCTGCATCAAGCTATTTTGATGTTCATCTCTTACGCCTTCTTCAGACAGCAATCCACGTAGGATTCCTACGTGACCGATTTTGAACCAAAAATTAGAAAGTCCAAGTTTTTGCAGGAGATGGTTGGTGAGGGATAGAACTTCTACGTCTGCTTCAGGTCGGCTGCTACCGATAATTTCGAAGTTTGATTGCCAAAACTCTCGGTAACGGCCAAACTGTGGCTCGTCATACCTGTATAAAGTGCCTGTTGAGAAAAGTCTCAAGGGCTTGGGTTCGTTCCGCAATGTGCTAGCCATCAATCTTGCAATGGAAGCGGTGAATTCCGGTCTCAAGGCTAATTTTCGTCCACCCAGATCTTCGAAAGAATACATACGGGCTTTAATTTCTTCTCCGGACTTCGCGGTCAATAAATCATAATGCTCCACAAGCGGTGTAATTATTTCCTCAAAGCCGTGCAGGCCTGCAACTTTTTTTGCGACAGCCTCTACATACCTCAGTTTTTCTGCGTCTGATGGCAGAAAATCCCGCATTCCTCGAACAGTCTGAATTTTGGTCATAAAAGTTCCTCTATGATTTTTTCATGGTTAACTTTGAAAGAGTATAATAAACGATTTCTCCGCGGCGGTTCACAACCACCAAAACCAGCTTCTTTTTCAAGCTTTGAGCATGCTTCAACACACGAGCCATATGTTTTACCGAAATAGGCTTGCCTTCCTGAATCCCGAGAACGAGATAAGTGGCAGTGGCTTTTCCATACTCTCCCCTTTCGTAAACTCGAAAATCTATTCCTAACCCGAATCCCTCCCTCACCACGTAACCACGGCTTCTCAAATCTCGATAAATCAAATATTTCACCCAAACATTTTCATCCGCAAGCCCGAAACGATGCAGAAGCTCTTGGAAATCTAAAGCCTTACGCGATTTTCCTCTAAAAACTTCAAGTATTCCCTTGCTTTGGAGAAACAGGGCTTCGTAGAAACTCAAAGTCAATTTTCTATTTTCTAGTATTCCGTAGCCGCGAGAAGCGAAGTTTTCAAAACCGTCACTAGCTGACACTGTAACACCTTTTTTTGAAAGTGAGCCCTTAATCTTCTTGATTTCAGAATTCCGAGACTCTTCGACTTGCCGTTTCTTATCCTTCAAAGCCTTGTCCTGCCAACACAAACTAATAGCATACAAATTATGAGATATATAACTAGTCTTCAAGCAGTTGAAAGCTTTTGGAAATCAGCTGGTGAAAGGACCCCTTCTTCACAGATTATTGCGGTAACATATTTCATAGGCGTAACGTCAAAAGCCGGGTTAAAGGCAGGTACCCCTTTCGGAGCAACCTGCACACCACAGAATCTAACCACTTCCTCCGTACTCCTTTCTTCAACAACTACATCTCCTGCCAATCGATTCATGTCGAATGTTGACTTTGGAGCAGCAACATAAAAAGGAACCCCATGCTCGTGAGCTATCACTGCTATCGTATAAGTGCCAATTTTGTTAACCACCGCATCCTTCACTATCCTATCCGCTCCCACAACCACCTTATTGACCAATCCTTTACCCATAACATAGCCCACCATACTATCAGTAATCAAAGTTACAGGAATGCTGTCGCGAAGCAACTCGTAAACAGTTAGCCGTGCACCTTGAAGCAGAGGCCGAGTTTCCGTCGCAATGACCTTGATGCCCTTGCCATTTTTCCAAGCTGATCTTATAACTCCCAGTGCCGTCCCGTAGTCCACCGTTGCTAAACTGCCTGCATTACAGTGCGTTAGGATGGTGTCACCATCATCTAGGAGCTCAGAACCGTGTTCTCCAATTCTCCGATTCACATCAACGTCTTCCGCGGCTATTCTTTGCGCTTCTTCAACTATAACTCTTACAACGACCACAGCATTCCCTTCTGTTTTTTTCGCTTTCTCCATTACTCTGTCTATCGCCCAAAACAAATTCATAGCAGTAGGCCGAGTTGTTTTTAAAAATTGTGCAGAAGCACTAAGCTCTTCAATAAGCCTTCCTCTGTCTCCGGCCTTTGAATAATATGCTGTTAACGCAAGACCATAAGCTGCTGCTGCTCCCAAAAGTGGCGCTCCGCGAATCTGCATGGTTTTGATGGCTTTTACAACTTCATCGCAACTTGTCATTTTCAAAAGTGCTGTTTGATTAGGCAGCTTGGTCTGATCAACAGTCGTCACAACACCATCTTTCCATTCAATCGTTCTCATGCACAATCATCCCTACAGAACTCTATTATCGTTCTATTTGCCGAATACGTTTTTCGGGTTAAAGCAACTAAAAATTTCAACAACGTGCTGCAGTAGCGTTTTTAACTGCGTTTCGGAGGATTTACTTTAGTAACAACCTCTACAGGGCAACCTTTAGGCAGGTTAAGCCCTTTTTTCCAGTTTTCTCCAATGGCTATCAACGTGAAAATTCCAGAAAGCTCCGCTTTAGCTTTGCGAACGAGATTGATAAGTGCGTTTTGGGTTTCACCTGTTTTTATCATGTCATCTACTATAAGCACGCTGTCTCTTCGTTTGATTGCACTCTTAGGGATATACAGCGTCATAGTCACACCTGAATCTCTCAACACATATGTCTCTTCAAGAAAAGCTGGTACACCAACTTCTTTGTTCCACTTAGCAATAACGAGGTCAATGCCTAATTGGTTGGACACCATAGTTGCAAGAGGAATACCATCCACCGCTGCTGTTAAGACTTTAGTTACACGTCTTCCAGCGAAATTAGCTAGTGCGTAGTGGGCTGCTTGCCGTAAGAT
Coding sequences within:
- a CDS encoding histidine--tRNA ligase family protein gives rise to the protein MTKIQTVRGMRDFLPSDAEKLRYVEAVAKKVAGLHGFEEIITPLVEHYDLLTAKSGEEIKARMYSFEDLGGRKLALRPEFTASIARLMASTLRNEPKPLRLFSTGTLYRYDEPQFGRYREFWQSNFEIIGSSRPEADVEVLSLTNHLLQKLGLSNFWFKIGHVGILRGLLSEEGVRDEHQNSLMQLLDAKRWNEALRTAEEFGVSRKGLSALKEVFEAKGKDASKVLTEVKKKLEEYESPVTAVDNLQQIIELCKESGVKFNMSIETGFARGLEYYTGMI
- the endA gene encoding tRNA-intron lyase, with amino-acid sequence MKDKKRQVEESRNSEIKKIKGSLSKKGVTVSASDGFENFASRGYGILENRKLTLSFYEALFLQSKGILEVFRGKSRKALDFQELLHRFGLADENVWVKYLIYRDLRSRGYVVREGFGLGIDFRVYERGEYGKATATYLVLGIQEGKPISVKHMARVLKHAQSLKKKLVLVVVNRRGEIVYYTLSKLTMKKS
- the mtnA gene encoding S-methyl-5-thioribose-1-phosphate isomerase is translated as MRTIEWKDGVVTTVDQTKLPNQTALLKMTSCDEVVKAIKTMQIRGAPLLGAAAAYGLALTAYYSKAGDRGRLIEELSASAQFLKTTRPTAMNLFWAIDRVMEKAKKTEGNAVVVVRVIVEEAQRIAAEDVDVNRRIGEHGSELLDDGDTILTHCNAGSLATVDYGTALGVIRSAWKNGKGIKVIATETRPLLQGARLTVYELLRDSIPVTLITDSMVGYVMGKGLVNKVVVGADRIVKDAVVNKIGTYTIAVIAHEHGVPFYVAAPKSTFDMNRLAGDVVVEERSTEEVVRFCGVQVAPKGVPAFNPAFDVTPMKYVTAIICEEGVLSPADFQKLSTA
- a CDS encoding adenine phosphoribosyltransferase, which translates into the protein MSTHAEDLKLRLMTIELLRTAKRQHTYRELSAKTGLPVTVLSRYAKGHVLPNLARTHKLWKTLRKIVGLEVELHRKIHFNTDGYFDNTEIISDYNILRQAAHYALANFAGRRVTKVLTAAVDGIPLATMVSNQLGIDLVIAKWNKEVGVPAFLEETYVLRDSGVTMTLYIPKSAIKRRDSVLIVDDMIKTGETQNALINLVRKAKAELSGIFTLIAIGENWKKGLNLPKGCPVEVVTKVNPPKRS